CAAAGGGCGATAAAAAATTGGCCCAATATTGAATTTATTGATAATAGAGATAAAAATGAGTTTAAAGTTGTGATTAAGAGAGAGTGTTGATCTTATGTGCATAACTAAGCTTAGAATTAAATTACTTTAGTTGTTTAGCACCTGTCTATAGAGACTCTAGGGTATAATGAGGGGTACAGTTGTTGTGTCTTGTTTTAATTTTCTCTTTAAACAAAGGCTTAGCTAATCCTGGGCGGCATGATGTAACCATCCCCCTTTCTCGTAACAGAGAAAGCCATACATAAACTTTAGAACGGAGACCTCGGTCTCCGTTTTTTATGCTTTGAAATCGTCACTCCCGACAGCGAGGCACGAGCGTGATAGGGAATCTGCTTTGGCTAAAGTGACGGAGGGGTTTGTGCTCTGAGATTCCAGATACTTCGTTCCTCAGTTCTGGAATGACGGTTGTTATTGTTTGAGTTGCTTTGTGTTTCGTTATTCCCTACAGCGAGGAACGAGCGTGATAGGGAATCTTTATCGTCGACATATAGAAACCTGACTGCCGATGGTTACTCTTGCCTCTCATGATATCCTCCGCTCAATATTGCTCTTTACGATTTTGAGTCTTATATTTAATGGTACAGTTATGACATTGATTTAACATGGATAGCTGTTGAATAAAGGACAATAAATGCTTGATTGAATATGGATTGATCAAGTCAACAATAAGTCAGTGGAGACTCCCCAATGAAAAAATTACTTTCAGTACTTGCTGTATCTGCAGCGGTAATGTCACCGGCAGCATTTGCTTCTTCGCCTGTTATGTTTTCAACGATCAATGGTTTTAACGCTCCTGATTCAGATGCGGTTGGTGGTGTACGTCTGGCTCTGCTTCACGGGCAAGTCAATGACCTTAAAGGTGTCGACCTTGCAGTTGTTGGTATGTCTGAGACGCAAACCACGACAGGTGTGAACCTTGGTATTTTTGGTGCATCAAAAGTAAACCAAGAAATGACAGGTGCTTCACTAGGTTTCTTTAACTGGAACACAGGTAAAACAACAGGTGTTAACCTAGGTGCTGTTAACATTACTAATGATGTAAAAGGCGCGAACGTGAGTTTCGTAAACTATTCTGAAGGGAACACTATGGTGGATGTAGGCGCTGCGAACCTTTCAGAGGTGTCGACGGTTCAGGTTGGTATCTTCAACAAAACCAATAAAATTGAAGGTGTACAGATTGGTCTGATCAACTGTGCTGACAATGGTTTTTTCCCGTGCTTCCCAATTGTGAATTTCGCTAAGTAAGACGGTAGCCGCGCTGGTTTCAATACTGGTGAGCGACGTTCTTACCAAGGCTTAAAGCTATCCATGATTGAACCTATCAACGCCTTTACTTCTATGTTTAGGCGTTATTTTACATCTGCTATCTCACTCCTTAAACGTTACTGTAAGCA
Above is a window of Vibrio atlanticus DNA encoding:
- a CDS encoding VC2662 family protein; protein product: MKKLLSVLAVSAAVMSPAAFASSPVMFSTINGFNAPDSDAVGGVRLALLHGQVNDLKGVDLAVVGMSETQTTTGVNLGIFGASKVNQEMTGASLGFFNWNTGKTTGVNLGAVNITNDVKGANVSFVNYSEGNTMVDVGAANLSEVSTVQVGIFNKTNKIEGVQIGLINCADNGFFPCFPIVNFAK